Proteins from one Alicyclobacillus vulcanalis genomic window:
- a CDS encoding KH domain-containing protein yields the protein MEFLFRSLVTHPEDVHVEAHQEGDVTTYRVTVHPDDMGRVIGRQGRIAHAVRSVVGAAAHRQGRRVHVLIGSQESSFNEDAGRS from the coding sequence GTGGAGTTCCTATTCCGCTCGCTCGTCACGCACCCCGAAGATGTTCATGTGGAAGCACACCAGGAAGGGGATGTGACCACATACCGTGTCACAGTGCATCCAGACGATATGGGTCGCGTGATCGGGCGGCAGGGACGCATCGCCCATGCGGTGCGGAGCGTGGTTGGCGCGGCGGCACATCGCCAGGGCCGGCGCGTGCACGTCCTTATCGGATCGCAGGAAAGCAGTTTCAATGAGGATGCGGGGAGATCGTGA
- a CDS encoding YlqD family protein, which translates to MKIRQPVAVKFILTEAAKQQIIAEQRRQIDQIQNELDQLEQQGKIAIEQAMAQGGEIAQQVRQQLENERRVREQRREELFRQMQQIQQLELGTEIQNMTVETVVDVKPGDDWTKVLLGAEIIVKDGIVVELRQNGQRIEE; encoded by the coding sequence ATGAAAATTCGCCAACCGGTGGCTGTCAAGTTCATCTTGACGGAGGCAGCCAAACAGCAGATCATCGCCGAGCAGCGACGGCAAATTGACCAGATTCAAAACGAGCTCGATCAACTCGAGCAGCAGGGGAAAATCGCCATCGAACAGGCCATGGCGCAGGGCGGCGAGATCGCCCAGCAGGTGAGGCAGCAGCTGGAGAATGAGCGCCGCGTGCGAGAGCAGCGACGCGAAGAGTTGTTCCGCCAGATGCAGCAAATTCAGCAGCTGGAACTCGGCACCGAGATTCAGAACATGACCGTTGAAACGGTGGTCGACGTCAAGCCGGGTGACGACTGGACCAAGGTGTTGCTCGGAGCGGAGATTATCGTGAAGGACGGGATCGTCGTCGAACTCCGCCAAAATGGGCAGCGGATTGAAGAGTGA
- the ffh gene encoding signal recognition particle protein: MFESLSNNLQAVFQRLRGRGRLTEADVDEAMREIRRALLAADVNVKVVRDFVDRVRVRAVGQDVLKSLTPGQQVVKIVYEELTELMGGSQARIRMASKPPTVVMLVGLQGAGKTTTAAKLALSFRQQSHRPLLVAADVYRPAAIEQLRVLGSQIDVPVFSLEGGSALDIARASLADASRRGADVVIVDTAGRLHIDEALMGELEAMKEILAPHEILLVVDAMTGQDAVHVAEAFHQRLEVTGVILTKLDGDARGGAALTVRAATGCPIKFVGMGEKIEPLEPFYPERMASRILGMGDVLSLIERAQERIDLEKAQEMEARMRSANFTLDDFQEMFRQVRNLGPLDQILKMIPGMNRVKGLENVDLNDRRFRRLEAIISSMTPEERRDPGILNASRRRRIANGSGTTVRDVNQLINQFEQIRELMKHLSGGGKRVGRRQAMNALRAMGGVPGLPAGAPLPNLGGREAGPPRERVHRKKKKK, from the coding sequence ATGTTCGAAAGCCTGTCGAATAACCTCCAGGCCGTATTTCAGCGCCTGCGCGGAAGAGGACGCCTGACCGAGGCGGACGTCGACGAAGCCATGCGCGAAATTCGGCGCGCGCTTCTCGCGGCGGACGTCAACGTCAAGGTCGTGCGCGATTTTGTCGATCGCGTCCGTGTTCGTGCGGTGGGGCAGGATGTCCTGAAAAGCCTCACGCCGGGTCAGCAGGTCGTCAAGATCGTGTACGAGGAATTGACGGAGCTCATGGGCGGGTCGCAGGCGCGCATTCGCATGGCGTCGAAGCCCCCAACGGTGGTCATGCTCGTCGGCCTGCAGGGTGCCGGCAAGACCACAACGGCTGCCAAGCTCGCGCTTTCCTTCCGCCAGCAGAGCCACCGCCCTCTGCTCGTCGCCGCGGACGTCTATCGGCCGGCCGCGATCGAGCAGTTGAGGGTGTTGGGCAGTCAGATTGATGTCCCCGTCTTTTCGCTGGAAGGTGGATCTGCGCTCGACATTGCCCGGGCAAGCCTCGCCGATGCGAGCCGCCGAGGTGCCGATGTCGTCATCGTCGACACAGCCGGACGGCTGCATATTGACGAGGCGCTCATGGGCGAGCTTGAGGCCATGAAGGAGATACTCGCGCCGCACGAGATTCTCCTCGTGGTGGACGCCATGACGGGACAAGACGCTGTTCATGTCGCGGAGGCGTTTCATCAGCGGCTGGAGGTCACAGGCGTCATTCTCACCAAGCTCGATGGCGACGCGCGCGGCGGCGCAGCGCTCACGGTGCGGGCGGCTACGGGCTGTCCCATCAAGTTCGTCGGCATGGGCGAGAAGATCGAGCCCCTTGAGCCGTTTTATCCCGAGCGAATGGCCTCGCGCATTCTGGGGATGGGTGACGTCCTGAGTCTTATCGAGCGGGCCCAAGAGCGGATTGACCTTGAAAAGGCGCAAGAGATGGAGGCGCGGATGCGGTCCGCGAACTTCACGCTCGACGACTTTCAGGAGATGTTCCGCCAAGTGCGCAATCTCGGACCGCTCGATCAGATTCTCAAGATGATTCCAGGGATGAATCGGGTCAAAGGCTTGGAAAACGTCGATCTGAACGATCGCCGCTTCCGCCGCCTGGAGGCCATTATTTCATCCATGACGCCCGAGGAGCGGCGTGATCCGGGCATCTTGAACGCCAGTCGCCGGCGCAGGATCGCGAACGGCAGTGGGACGACGGTGCGCGACGTGAATCAGTTGATCAATCAATTTGAACAGATTCGCGAGCTCATGAAGCACCTGAGCGGCGGCGGCAAACGCGTCGGTCGCCGCCAGGCCATGAACGCGCTTCGGGCGATGGGAGGCGTCCCAGGTTTGCCTGCGGGCGCACCCCTTCCGAATCTCGGCGGGCGGGAGGCGGGTCCGCCGCGCGAACGCGTGCATCGCAAAAAGAAGAAGAAGTAA
- the rpsP gene encoding 30S ribosomal protein S16, producing the protein MALRIRLKRMGAKKRPFYRVVVAEARSPRDGRFVEEIGTYNPLTDPAQIQIDEERALHWLRTGAQPSDRVRYLLHLQGILKKFHEEKFQKK; encoded by the coding sequence ATGGCGCTGAGAATTCGTTTGAAGAGAATGGGAGCCAAGAAACGGCCGTTCTATCGCGTGGTGGTGGCTGAGGCCCGCTCGCCGCGCGACGGCCGGTTCGTCGAGGAGATCGGCACGTACAATCCGTTGACCGATCCGGCTCAAATCCAAATCGACGAGGAGCGGGCGCTGCATTGGTTGCGCACCGGGGCTCAGCCGTCGGATCGCGTCCGCTACCTGCTTCATCTTCAGGGCATTCTGAAGAAGTTCCACGAGGAGAAGTTTCAAAAGAAGTAA